The following proteins are encoded in a genomic region of Sphingobacteriaceae bacterium:
- a CDS encoding SDR family oxidoreductase: MVLLTLSLSKLTAEQKGRIYKCTSLKSPTSTSSVAETVLFLLSAKSGSITGHNIFVDSGTI, encoded by the coding sequence TTGGTGTTACTTACTCTTTCACTTTCTAAACTCACAGCTGAACAAAAAGGCAGAATATACAAATGCACCTCTCTTAAATCCCCCACAAGTACTAGTTCAGTCGCAGAAACAGTTCTCTTTTTACTCTCCGCCAAATCTGGCTCAATAACCGGCCATAACATCTTTGTTGATTCAGGTACAATATGA